In one window of Microbacterium natoriense DNA:
- a CDS encoding ABC transporter permease has translation MNFHLPVGAWVESAVDWIKANLDGFLDVVSFVVTFLVEGLTFLLLLPYFYVVIVVAALIAWLVRSWQLAIGTVISFGLIVAMGLWVPAMQTLALVLVAALVAVLIAIPLGIWSARNPTVRAVLKPVLDFMQTMPAFVYLIPAIVFFSIGVVPGLVATVIFALPPGVRLTELGIRGVDSETVEAGQAFGATPSQILRGIQLPLAMPTILAGVNQVIMLALSMAVIAGMAGADGLGKMVVEAISTVNIAKGVEAGLGVVLIAVFLDRVTAALGSLGRHPGSLLWTLAQRRSGQRAAAASAAVADASAVRTDEKELQNA, from the coding sequence ATGAACTTCCACCTGCCCGTCGGCGCCTGGGTCGAGTCCGCCGTCGACTGGATCAAAGCCAATCTCGACGGCTTCCTCGACGTCGTCTCGTTCGTGGTGACGTTCCTCGTCGAGGGCCTCACCTTCCTCCTGCTCCTGCCCTACTTCTACGTCGTGATCGTGGTCGCGGCGCTGATCGCCTGGCTGGTGCGCTCATGGCAGCTCGCGATCGGCACCGTGATCTCCTTCGGCCTCATCGTCGCGATGGGGCTGTGGGTGCCCGCGATGCAGACGCTCGCGCTCGTGCTGGTCGCGGCGCTCGTGGCGGTGCTCATCGCGATCCCGCTCGGCATCTGGTCGGCCCGCAATCCCACTGTGCGCGCGGTGCTCAAACCGGTGCTCGACTTCATGCAGACCATGCCGGCGTTCGTCTACCTGATCCCCGCGATCGTGTTCTTCAGCATCGGCGTGGTTCCCGGTCTCGTCGCCACGGTGATCTTCGCGCTGCCCCCGGGCGTGCGCCTCACCGAACTCGGCATCCGCGGAGTCGACTCCGAGACCGTCGAAGCCGGGCAGGCCTTCGGCGCGACGCCCTCGCAGATCCTGCGCGGCATCCAGCTTCCGCTCGCGATGCCGACGATCCTCGCCGGCGTCAACCAGGTCATCATGCTCGCGCTGTCGATGGCCGTGATCGCCGGAATGGCCGGCGCCGACGGACTCGGGAAGATGGTCGTCGAGGCCATCTCGACCGTGAACATCGCCAAGGGCGTCGAGGCCGGTCTGGGCGTCGTGCTCATCGCCGTCTTCCTCGACCGCGTCACCGCGGCGCTCGGGTCATTGGGCCGCCACCCCGGCTCCCTGCTTTGGACGCTCGCACAGCGACGCTCCGGGCAGCGTGCTGCCGCGGCATCTGCGGCGGTGGCCGACGCCAGTGCGGTCCGCACCGACGAGAAGGAGCTTCAGAATGCCTAA
- a CDS encoding carbohydrate ABC transporter permease — translation MTTPAFAKRRALRKTIPGTGGRAASVFLIPFFVLFAVTMIAPVIYAVSLSLFAEKRSGLGFGGATIEFVGLGNYVQVLSDRTFTDGFGRLAVYCILYVPALLAVALVLALLLDATVAYAKRAFQLLLFLPHAVPGVIAALVWAYLYTPGVSPIVKALESGGIAIDFLSAQLVLPSMVNIAVWEWAGYNVIILFTALQALPREILEAARVDGAGEIRTALSIKTPLVWPAIGVALLFTVIGSLQLFTEPKILSSATTAVTSTWVPNMWAYDAAFTRNDLPQAAAASIILALLAGLMSWVVTRFTSKELTR, via the coding sequence ATGACAACTCCGGCTTTCGCGAAGCGGCGGGCGTTGAGGAAGACCATCCCGGGAACGGGAGGCCGTGCGGCCTCGGTCTTCCTGATCCCCTTCTTCGTGCTCTTCGCTGTGACGATGATCGCCCCGGTGATCTACGCTGTGTCGCTGAGCCTCTTCGCCGAGAAGCGCAGCGGCCTTGGCTTCGGCGGGGCCACGATCGAGTTCGTCGGTCTCGGAAACTATGTCCAGGTGCTGTCCGACCGCACGTTCACCGATGGTTTCGGGCGCCTCGCCGTGTACTGCATCCTGTACGTGCCGGCGCTGCTCGCCGTCGCGCTGGTTCTCGCGCTCCTGCTGGATGCGACCGTCGCCTACGCCAAGCGGGCGTTCCAGCTCCTCCTCTTCTTGCCGCACGCCGTGCCCGGCGTCATCGCGGCACTCGTCTGGGCGTACCTGTACACCCCCGGGGTGAGCCCGATCGTCAAGGCGCTGGAATCCGGAGGCATTGCCATCGACTTCCTCTCCGCCCAGCTGGTGTTGCCGTCGATGGTGAACATCGCTGTATGGGAGTGGGCCGGCTACAACGTCATCATCCTGTTCACGGCCCTCCAGGCCCTACCGCGGGAGATCCTCGAAGCGGCGCGCGTCGATGGTGCCGGTGAGATCCGCACAGCGCTGTCTATCAAGACCCCGCTGGTTTGGCCTGCGATCGGCGTCGCGCTCCTGTTCACGGTGATCGGTTCGCTCCAGCTCTTCACGGAACCGAAGATCCTCTCGTCCGCGACGACAGCGGTCACCAGCACGTGGGTGCCCAACATGTGGGCCTATGACGCGGCGTTCACCCGCAACGACCTGCCGCAGGCGGCTGCGGCATCCATCATCCTCGCCCTGCTCGCGGGCCTGATGTCCTGGGTCGTCACCCGATTCACCTCGAAGGAGCTGACGCGATGA
- a CDS encoding ABC transporter substrate-binding protein: MSLRRTSTAAVALIATSVMIAGCAGSAPAPATEKPKAEAKGEITFWSFLSGMSDVAAAFNASQDDITVNFEEIPNGANGGYTKLSAAIESGSGPDVVGIEYDRLPGFVAAEQVQSIDDLVSDGILGEYDEQVRHLVSFEDEAYALPYDAPPMIIWYRQDVLDAAGVEVPTTWDEFEEAARAVKAVNPDAYLTSFFTNEPQLAPMSWQAGAEWFSVVDGSWKVGIEDKGSQEVADYWQRLIDEGLVKKQLGYSDEWVADLNSGVVNAWVGGSWSASGLKTRTEAAGQAGKWIAAAPPSWGGEQTGALSGGTSFAIPADSDNAAAAAVFLEWLVTLPGCDQGTWGGGDCLSCLPRAQRDRGLRSPGRLLRQRHLCGVR; this comes from the coding sequence ATGTCCCTGCGCCGCACCTCCACTGCCGCGGTCGCGTTGATCGCCACCTCGGTCATGATTGCCGGTTGTGCCGGCAGCGCGCCAGCCCCTGCCACGGAGAAGCCGAAGGCCGAAGCGAAGGGCGAGATCACCTTCTGGTCGTTCCTGAGCGGCATGTCTGATGTCGCCGCAGCATTCAACGCCAGTCAGGACGACATCACGGTCAACTTCGAAGAGATCCCGAACGGGGCGAACGGGGGTTACACGAAGCTCTCCGCGGCCATCGAATCCGGCAGCGGTCCTGACGTCGTCGGCATCGAGTACGACCGGCTTCCCGGCTTCGTCGCCGCCGAGCAGGTGCAGTCGATCGATGACCTGGTGTCTGACGGAATTCTCGGCGAGTACGACGAACAGGTGCGTCACCTCGTCTCCTTCGAAGACGAGGCCTATGCGCTCCCTTACGATGCGCCCCCGATGATCATCTGGTATCGCCAGGACGTCCTCGACGCCGCCGGTGTCGAGGTGCCGACGACCTGGGACGAGTTCGAGGAGGCAGCCCGCGCGGTCAAGGCCGTCAACCCCGACGCCTACCTGACGAGCTTCTTCACGAACGAGCCGCAACTCGCGCCGATGTCGTGGCAGGCGGGAGCGGAGTGGTTCAGCGTCGTGGACGGCAGCTGGAAGGTCGGCATCGAGGACAAAGGTTCGCAGGAGGTCGCGGACTACTGGCAGCGCCTCATCGACGAGGGCCTGGTCAAGAAGCAGCTCGGCTACAGCGACGAATGGGTCGCTGATCTTAATAGCGGTGTCGTCAACGCCTGGGTCGGCGGCTCGTGGAGCGCGTCGGGGCTGAAGACACGCACTGAGGCAGCGGGGCAAGCCGGCAAATGGATTGCGGCGGCGCCGCCGTCGTGGGGTGGTGAGCAGACCGGTGCGCTCAGCGGTGGCACTAGCTTCGCGATCCCCGCGGACTCCGACAACGCCGCAGCGGCTGCGGTCTTCCTCGAGTGGCTGGTTACCCTCCCCGGATGCGATCAAGGCACGTGGGGCGGTGGGGACTGCCTATCCTGCCTTCCCCGGGCTCAGCGAGATCGCGGCCTCCGTAGCCCCGGTCGACTACTACGCCAACGACATCTATGCGGTGTTCGATGA
- a CDS encoding IclR family transcriptional regulator, whose product MSQSVRRAALIVDAIASRPQSVAELATEFGLHRSTMFRELQTLEDVGYVRRRGDGAYVLAFHLVSLAQVALEHLDLRKAAAAPLRDLHEVTGNTLHVAALIDDSIVYVDKAEDQSGMRMYSRIGSRVPPYCTGVGKAILADLDDQRRDAVLAGTAWTPHTANTLTSRGALDAELDVISARGWAVDDSEFEDFVNCVAVPIRGPMGVVGALSLTAVRAVQDLDELAVRIPLLQRTAAQIAREVG is encoded by the coding sequence ATGTCGCAGAGCGTGCGCAGGGCCGCCCTCATCGTCGACGCGATCGCGTCGCGTCCGCAGAGCGTGGCCGAACTCGCGACGGAGTTCGGGCTGCACCGCTCGACCATGTTCCGCGAGCTGCAGACGCTCGAAGACGTCGGCTACGTGCGTCGCCGTGGCGATGGGGCGTACGTTCTGGCGTTCCACCTCGTCTCGCTCGCCCAGGTCGCGCTGGAGCATCTCGACCTCAGGAAGGCCGCAGCCGCTCCGCTGCGCGATCTGCACGAGGTCACCGGCAACACCCTGCACGTCGCCGCGCTGATCGACGACTCGATCGTCTATGTCGACAAAGCGGAGGACCAGAGCGGCATGCGCATGTACTCGCGCATCGGTTCGCGAGTGCCGCCGTACTGCACGGGGGTCGGCAAGGCGATCCTCGCGGACCTCGACGATCAGCGCAGGGATGCCGTGCTCGCCGGCACCGCATGGACACCGCACACCGCCAACACCCTCACGTCGAGGGGTGCGCTCGACGCCGAACTCGACGTGATCTCGGCTCGGGGCTGGGCAGTGGACGACTCGGAGTTCGAGGACTTCGTCAACTGCGTGGCCGTGCCGATCCGCGGCCCGATGGGCGTCGTGGGCGCGCTTTCGCTCACCGCAGTCCGCGCTGTGCAGGATCTCGACGAGCTCGCCGTGCGCATTCCGCTGCTGCAGCGTACGGCGGCGCAAATCGCCCGCGAGGTCGGCTGA
- a CDS encoding carbohydrate ABC transporter permease → MTAVIDRPTSHRAAPIPPGAPRPRRLGGGRALSIVGVNGLLVLGAVYMVLPLLWLVFAATKDAGALYSGDAFTFGSHFLANMQHLLQKDGGIFLRWLANSVLYAGVGAIVGGFISLMAGYAFDKFEFRGKRPLYAAVLVGVLIPNTATVIPLYLLAASAGLTNTIWAVLIPTLCNPFSVYLARVFSAGYLPAETLEAARVDGAGPVRSFLQVGLPMLVPGFVTIALFQFVGIWNNFMLPLIMLQNRELFPSSVGIALWQSQVQQNPEFATLVIAGSFVSIVPLVIAFVMLQRFWRAGLSAGSVK, encoded by the coding sequence ATGACCGCCGTGATCGACCGCCCGACCTCGCATCGAGCCGCCCCGATTCCTCCCGGAGCGCCCCGGCCACGGCGCCTCGGCGGGGGGCGTGCCCTCTCGATCGTCGGTGTCAACGGACTGCTGGTGCTCGGTGCGGTGTACATGGTGCTGCCACTGCTCTGGCTCGTGTTCGCGGCGACCAAGGATGCTGGTGCCTTGTACTCGGGCGACGCCTTCACCTTCGGCTCCCACTTCCTCGCCAACATGCAGCACTTGCTGCAGAAGGACGGCGGCATCTTCCTCCGCTGGTTGGCCAACAGCGTCCTCTATGCCGGCGTCGGCGCAATCGTCGGCGGCTTCATCTCGCTGATGGCGGGCTATGCGTTCGACAAGTTCGAGTTCCGTGGCAAGCGCCCGCTCTACGCCGCTGTGCTCGTCGGCGTACTCATCCCCAACACCGCAACGGTGATCCCGCTGTACCTCCTCGCGGCGTCGGCCGGGCTCACCAACACGATCTGGGCAGTTCTGATACCCACGCTCTGCAACCCGTTCAGCGTGTACCTCGCGCGCGTGTTCTCCGCCGGATATCTCCCCGCGGAGACTCTCGAGGCCGCTCGAGTCGACGGCGCGGGCCCGGTCCGCAGTTTTCTCCAGGTCGGGCTGCCGATGCTCGTGCCGGGATTCGTCACGATCGCGCTGTTCCAGTTCGTGGGCATCTGGAACAACTTCATGCTGCCGCTGATCATGCTGCAGAACCGCGAGTTGTTCCCATCCAGCGTCGGCATCGCGCTGTGGCAGAGCCAGGTGCAGCAGAACCCCGAGTTCGCGACCCTCGTCATTGCAGGATCTTTCGTCTCGATTGTGCCACTGGTCATCGCGTTCGTGATGCTCCAGCGCTTCTGGCGGGCTGGGTTGTCGGCAGGGAGCGTCAAATGA
- a CDS encoding hydroxyacid dehydrogenase, with translation MSIRRPVIAFAMGETVRPRVFTDDRIREFGEIADIAGYLTEYESDAARSVLAEVDVLVTGWGAPPIDDAVLAAAPRLEAVLHAAGSVKAYLGSGVLERGIRVSTAAAANAVPVAEYTVAMILLAGKKVLPIAARYRTERDDFDVEAAFPGMGNYGQRVGIVGASKIGRLVIEMLRPYAFEVVVYDPFLSQAGASELGVHQVALDELLATSDIVSIHAPSLPSTFDLVDARGIGLMRRGATLVNTARGEIVDQAALTRRVVSGELFTILDVTVPWILEPEHPLYSSDNAFLTPHVAGSLGAELGRLAEVALDELRRLVAGRPLEHEVEAELLAITA, from the coding sequence ATGAGTATCCGGCGCCCGGTTATCGCCTTCGCGATGGGCGAGACCGTCCGTCCTCGGGTGTTTACGGATGACCGCATCCGTGAATTCGGAGAGATCGCCGACATCGCCGGGTACCTCACCGAGTACGAATCGGATGCTGCGCGCAGCGTCCTCGCCGAGGTCGACGTGCTCGTCACGGGCTGGGGCGCTCCGCCGATCGACGACGCCGTCCTCGCCGCCGCTCCCCGGCTCGAGGCCGTTCTGCATGCGGCGGGCTCGGTCAAGGCGTATCTCGGTTCGGGCGTGCTCGAGCGCGGAATCCGTGTGAGCACCGCGGCTGCGGCGAATGCGGTGCCGGTCGCCGAGTACACCGTCGCCATGATCTTGCTCGCCGGGAAGAAGGTGCTGCCCATCGCGGCTCGGTACCGGACCGAGCGCGATGACTTCGACGTCGAGGCCGCATTCCCCGGCATGGGCAACTACGGTCAGCGCGTCGGCATCGTGGGCGCCTCCAAGATCGGGCGCCTCGTCATCGAGATGCTGCGCCCCTACGCCTTCGAGGTCGTCGTCTACGACCCGTTCCTCTCCCAGGCTGGGGCGAGCGAGCTCGGCGTGCACCAGGTCGCACTCGATGAGCTGCTCGCCACGAGCGACATCGTGTCGATCCATGCGCCGTCGCTCCCCTCGACCTTCGATCTCGTAGATGCCCGAGGGATCGGGCTGATGCGTAGGGGAGCGACGCTGGTGAACACCGCCCGCGGTGAGATCGTCGATCAGGCGGCGCTCACACGTCGCGTGGTCTCCGGCGAGTTGTTCACGATCCTCGACGTCACCGTCCCCTGGATCCTCGAGCCAGAGCATCCGCTCTACTCCTCGGACAATGCGTTCCTCACTCCGCACGTCGCGGGATCCCTCGGCGCGGAACTGGGCCGGCTCGCCGAAGTGGCGCTCGATGAGCTCCGCCGTCTCGTCGCCGGCCGTCCGCTGGAGCACGAGGTCGAAGCCGAGCTCCTCGCCATCACGGCGTGA
- a CDS encoding glycine betaine ABC transporter substrate-binding protein yields the protein MPKNRIFSAAALGLAATLALAGCATDGAGGTSGLTGDGSSAGGGDKGTITLGYLPSWTDGLSTAFLLQDQLEKLGYDVEMKTLTEAGPLYAGLAQGDVDLYPSAWPELTHAEYMKKYSDDIEDLGAYYDHAKLTIAVPEYSDIDSIDDLAGRGGDFGGKIVGIEPGAGLTGQAGKMLSAYGLDGEYSLLTSSTAAMLTELKAATEKQEDIVVTLWRPFWANDAFPVKDLEDPKGAMGEAEGLHFLGTKGFSDEFPEAAELIEKITLDDEQYGALEDLVVNQYGEGEEADAVDAWLEEYGDQFDWTVED from the coding sequence ATGCCTAAGAACAGGATCTTCAGCGCAGCGGCTCTCGGGCTCGCGGCGACGCTTGCCCTCGCAGGCTGCGCGACCGACGGCGCCGGCGGCACCAGCGGTCTCACCGGCGACGGTTCGAGCGCAGGCGGCGGCGACAAGGGAACCATCACGCTCGGCTATCTGCCCAGCTGGACAGACGGCCTCAGCACTGCGTTCCTGCTGCAGGATCAGCTCGAGAAGCTCGGCTACGACGTGGAGATGAAGACGCTCACCGAGGCGGGGCCGCTCTACGCGGGACTCGCTCAGGGCGATGTCGACCTCTACCCGTCGGCCTGGCCCGAGCTCACCCACGCCGAGTACATGAAGAAGTACTCCGACGACATCGAGGATCTCGGCGCGTACTACGACCACGCGAAGCTGACGATCGCGGTGCCCGAGTACTCCGACATCGACTCGATCGACGATCTCGCGGGGCGCGGGGGCGACTTCGGCGGAAAGATCGTCGGCATCGAGCCGGGCGCGGGCCTCACAGGTCAGGCGGGCAAGATGCTGTCGGCATACGGGCTCGACGGCGAGTACTCGCTGCTCACCTCGTCGACCGCGGCCATGCTCACCGAGCTGAAGGCGGCCACCGAGAAGCAGGAAGACATCGTCGTCACGCTGTGGCGGCCTTTCTGGGCCAACGACGCCTTCCCCGTGAAGGATCTCGAAGACCCGAAGGGCGCGATGGGCGAGGCCGAAGGCCTGCACTTCCTCGGCACGAAGGGGTTCTCCGACGAGTTCCCCGAGGCGGCCGAGCTGATCGAGAAGATCACGCTCGACGACGAGCAGTACGGAGCGCTCGAAGACCTCGTCGTCAACCAGTACGGCGAGGGCGAAGAGGCGGATGCCGTCGACGCCTGGCTCGAGGAGTACGGCGACCAGTTCGACTGGACCGTCGAGGACTGA
- a CDS encoding methyltransferase: MPDFPYARLRRRPDVEAENLQAHDATDLLLVERALDSDIPGAEIAVIGDEYGAITLALTDAGLTGIRVHQDLATGRRALALNAEDLDLTGFVSHELDSALLADARLVLLQLPKSLAELEEIVDAVARWAAPDAVLVAGGRVKHMTLAQNEVLARSLASVQAQRAERKSRLIVASSPLPAPASPPFPVTVQHEGLTLVAHGGAFAGARLDIGTRVLLDALGRMPTGETVVDLGCGTGALAVSYAIAHPGAHVIATDRSAAAAASARATVLANGVDDRVTVTHDDAGSEIETGSIDVVLLNPPFHLGTSVHTGAATRLFEAAARMLRPGGELWTVYNSSLGYRAELTRLIGTTEQVERTPKFTVTRSVRR, encoded by the coding sequence GTGCCCGACTTCCCCTACGCCCGCCTTCGCCGGCGGCCCGACGTCGAGGCCGAGAACCTGCAGGCTCACGACGCGACCGATCTGCTGCTCGTCGAGAGAGCGCTCGACTCCGACATCCCGGGTGCGGAGATCGCCGTCATCGGCGACGAGTACGGCGCGATCACGCTGGCGCTGACGGATGCCGGGCTCACCGGCATCCGGGTCCATCAGGATCTCGCGACCGGCCGGAGAGCGCTGGCGCTGAACGCCGAGGACCTCGATCTGACCGGCTTCGTGTCGCACGAGCTCGACTCGGCATTGCTCGCCGACGCTCGGCTCGTGCTCCTGCAGCTGCCGAAGTCGCTCGCAGAGCTCGAAGAGATCGTGGATGCCGTGGCGCGCTGGGCCGCTCCGGATGCCGTGCTCGTCGCCGGGGGCAGGGTCAAGCACATGACTCTCGCGCAGAACGAGGTGCTCGCGCGTTCGCTCGCGTCGGTGCAGGCGCAGCGCGCCGAGCGGAAGTCACGGCTGATCGTGGCGTCATCTCCGCTGCCCGCCCCCGCATCGCCGCCGTTCCCGGTGACGGTGCAGCACGAAGGCCTGACCCTCGTCGCGCACGGTGGCGCCTTCGCCGGAGCCCGGCTCGACATCGGCACTCGCGTGCTGCTCGACGCGCTCGGGCGGATGCCCACGGGGGAGACCGTCGTCGACCTGGGCTGCGGCACGGGCGCGCTCGCGGTCTCGTACGCGATCGCTCACCCCGGGGCTCACGTGATCGCGACCGATCGCTCGGCGGCGGCCGCGGCATCCGCTCGAGCCACCGTTCTCGCGAACGGGGTCGACGACCGCGTGACCGTGACGCATGACGACGCCGGATCAGAGATCGAGACCGGTTCGATCGATGTCGTGCTGCTGAACCCGCCATTCCACCTCGGCACCAGCGTTCACACCGGTGCGGCGACCCGGTTGTTCGAGGCGGCGGCTCGGATGCTGCGACCCGGCGGCGAGCTCTGGACGGTCTACAACTCCTCGCTCGGCTACCGCGCCGAGTTGACCCGTCTGATCGGCACTACCGAGCAGGTCGAGCGCACGCCGAAGTTCACGGTGACGCGCAGCGTCAGGCGCTGA
- a CDS encoding lipase maturation factor family protein gives MDGFAAVDFGFAREVLQRGIAALYLVAFLSTLNQFRPLLGERGLLPAPALLEWVAASDTRKRMLNPTLFRRIRYSDRRLVILCWLGMAVSLLVVAGIPQLGPPWVPMVCFLALWLGYMSIVSIGQTFYSFGWEMLLLEAGFLAAFLGSNDQPPPTVVIVLFWWLLFRLEFGAGMIKIRGGREWRDLTALMYHHETQPMPGPLSRQAHLLPRWFHRVEVVGNHFAQLVVPFFLFASLLSWVPEPVEGWVPGPVPQIVGAVAGVIVIATQFWLVLTGNFAWLNWATIVIGFSAIGLPSVVEPAQGDETPWVIDGIPLYWFALTCAVGILYLAVSWPAVRNLFARRQLMNASFNRWQLANAYGAFGTVTKERVEIVVEGSPDEDGAEWREYEFKGKPGDVRRVPRQFAPYHLRLDWLMWFLPLGRSLDDWFTGFLVRLLEADAPTLALLRTDPFAGEKPRWVRAVSYRYRFAARAERKAEGAVWVRTGRKVIMEPVGLK, from the coding sequence GTGGACGGGTTCGCAGCGGTCGATTTCGGGTTCGCCCGCGAAGTCCTTCAGCGGGGCATCGCGGCGCTGTATCTCGTCGCGTTCCTTTCGACGCTCAACCAGTTCCGGCCGCTGCTCGGCGAACGCGGCCTGCTTCCCGCGCCGGCGCTGCTCGAATGGGTCGCGGCGAGTGACACCAGGAAGCGGATGCTGAACCCGACGCTGTTCCGCCGCATCCGCTATTCAGATCGACGCCTCGTCATCCTGTGCTGGCTCGGCATGGCCGTCTCGCTGCTCGTCGTCGCCGGCATCCCGCAACTCGGTCCGCCCTGGGTGCCGATGGTGTGCTTCCTCGCGCTCTGGCTCGGCTACATGTCGATCGTCAGCATCGGGCAGACGTTCTACTCGTTCGGGTGGGAGATGCTGCTGCTCGAAGCGGGGTTCCTCGCCGCCTTCCTCGGCTCGAACGACCAGCCGCCGCCGACCGTGGTGATCGTGCTGTTCTGGTGGCTGCTGTTCCGGCTCGAGTTCGGTGCGGGAATGATCAAGATCCGCGGCGGCCGCGAATGGCGGGATCTCACCGCGCTCATGTATCACCACGAGACGCAGCCGATGCCCGGTCCACTGAGCCGCCAGGCGCATCTGCTGCCGCGGTGGTTCCACCGAGTCGAGGTCGTCGGCAACCACTTCGCGCAGCTGGTGGTGCCGTTCTTCCTGTTCGCGTCCCTTTTGAGCTGGGTTCCTGAGCCTGTCGAAGGATGGGTTCCCGGGCCCGTGCCGCAGATCGTCGGCGCCGTGGCGGGTGTGATCGTCATCGCCACGCAGTTCTGGCTCGTGCTCACCGGCAACTTCGCCTGGCTGAACTGGGCCACGATCGTGATCGGGTTCTCTGCGATCGGCCTTCCCTCGGTCGTCGAGCCAGCCCAGGGAGACGAGACGCCCTGGGTCATCGACGGCATCCCGCTGTACTGGTTCGCCCTCACCTGCGCCGTCGGCATCCTGTATCTCGCTGTCAGCTGGCCCGCCGTGCGCAACCTCTTCGCGCGCCGTCAACTCATGAACGCGAGCTTCAACCGCTGGCAGCTCGCGAACGCCTACGGAGCGTTCGGCACGGTGACGAAGGAGCGCGTCGAGATCGTCGTCGAGGGATCGCCCGACGAAGACGGCGCGGAATGGCGCGAGTACGAGTTCAAGGGCAAGCCCGGTGACGTGCGACGGGTGCCGCGGCAGTTCGCGCCGTATCACCTGCGTCTGGACTGGCTGATGTGGTTCCTGCCGCTCGGGCGTTCGCTCGACGACTGGTTCACCGGGTTCCTGGTGCGGTTGCTCGAGGCGGATGCCCCCACCCTCGCCCTCTTGCGGACCGATCCGTTCGCGGGCGAGAAGCCACGGTGGGTGCGAGCCGTGTCGTACCGCTACCGCTTCGCCGCCCGCGCCGAACGCAAGGCCGAGGGCGCGGTCTGGGTGCGGACAGGACGGAAGGTGATCATGGAGCCGGTCGGGCTGAAGTAG
- a CDS encoding substrate-binding domain-containing protein — translation MTAAARHDAILRELELRGSLQSSSLSARLGVASMTLWRDLVTLEERGLLVRVHGGAVSLAVAQQQARTEGGGVARVRPIATIGMIVPTIDYYFPEVIRGASQAAGELNCRLVVGATNYSPDEELRQAERLIAAGVDALMVTPHDAILEASPLQRLLERADIPVVMVERFVDESVAGRLEWVRTDHAYGAELAVRHLAANGHEGIALAARPSATAAGLDVGYRKAVADLGLPLERQLRCELPDPQGGRGISMGALRQLLDDCLEARITAAVLLGDADAMAFTDLVLERGLRIPDDFAIMAYDDEVAAFAAVSLSAIAPPKHELGHAALRLCFDRLRQVPDAAHTVVRMSLLPGLVVRESTVRSI, via the coding sequence ATGACGGCGGCGGCACGCCACGATGCGATCCTTCGCGAGCTCGAGCTACGCGGGTCGCTGCAAAGCTCCTCGCTGTCCGCACGCCTCGGCGTCGCCTCGATGACACTCTGGCGCGATCTCGTGACACTGGAGGAGCGCGGGCTGCTCGTGCGGGTGCACGGCGGAGCGGTCTCGCTGGCTGTGGCGCAGCAGCAGGCGCGCACCGAAGGCGGCGGCGTCGCAAGGGTGCGGCCCATCGCGACGATCGGCATGATCGTGCCCACCATTGACTACTACTTCCCCGAGGTGATCCGCGGGGCGAGTCAGGCCGCCGGGGAACTCAATTGCCGGCTGGTCGTCGGCGCGACGAATTACTCGCCCGATGAGGAACTGCGCCAGGCCGAGCGCCTGATCGCGGCCGGTGTCGACGCGCTGATGGTCACCCCCCATGATGCGATCCTCGAGGCATCCCCGCTGCAGCGCCTGCTCGAGCGGGCGGATATCCCCGTGGTCATGGTCGAGCGTTTCGTCGATGAGAGCGTGGCCGGGCGACTGGAGTGGGTGCGAACCGACCATGCCTACGGGGCAGAACTCGCGGTACGGCATCTCGCCGCGAACGGGCACGAGGGCATCGCGCTTGCCGCGCGACCGTCGGCGACTGCGGCCGGTCTCGATGTCGGCTACCGCAAGGCGGTGGCCGATCTGGGGCTGCCTCTGGAGCGCCAGCTGCGCTGCGAGCTCCCGGATCCGCAGGGGGGACGAGGCATCTCGATGGGTGCGCTCCGGCAGCTGCTCGACGACTGCCTCGAGGCGCGGATCACCGCGGCCGTGCTGCTCGGTGACGCAGACGCGATGGCGTTCACCGATCTGGTGCTCGAGCGCGGGCTGCGCATCCCCGATGATTTCGCGATCATGGCCTATGACGACGAGGTGGCCGCGTTCGCCGCGGTGTCGCTCTCCGCGATCGCCCCGCCGAAGCACGAGCTCGGTCATGCGGCGCTGCGGCTCTGCTTCGACCGGCTTCGTCAGGTGCCGGATGCCGCGCACACCGTGGTGCGGATGTCGCTGCTGCCGGGGCTCGTGGTCAGGGAGTCGACCGTCCGTTCCATCTAG